One Halobacterium wangiae genomic window, CGCGGGTCAGCGGGCGCGGGAGCACCGTCGTGCTGCTCGTCTCGGCAGTGACGGCCGCCGCAGCGGGCGTGCTCGTCACGTACGGCTGGGAGGTGCCGCTGCTCGCGAACGCCGCGCTCTCGGCCCTCGGGGTCCCGCTCGTACTGTCGCTACCGGCGGTGTCGGGCGACGGCGACGCCCCCGCCGACGCGGACGTGTTCCGGGTCCGGGACGCGCTTCACACGCTCCGCGTGCAGGTCGGGCGACCGGAGGTTCGCTGGGTGGTCGCGTACGTCGCGCTGTTCCACGTGCTGTTCGCGGTGACACGGCCCTACGAGTCGCCCATCGCCGAGCAGGTCGGCGTCCCGGTGGCGGCGCTCGGACTGTTGTTCGCGGGGTTCAAACTCGTCTCCGCGGGCGCCGCCTCGACCGCGGGCTGGTTCCGGGACACCCTGGGAACCCGGCGCGTCTTCGCCCTGCTGATCCCCGTCTACGGGCTCGCCTACGCGACCGTCGCCCTCCTGCCGGTGCTCGTCCTGCCGGTGTTCTTCCTCAACCGGAGCGTGCAGAAGGTCGTGCGCCCGCTTCGCGACCAGTACCTCAACGACCGCCTCACCGACGTCGGCCGGGCGACAGTGCTGTCGGGGGCGTCGATGGTGCTGTCGCTCGCGTCGGGGACGGCGAATCTCGTGAGCGGGCCGCTGGTCGAACTGCTCGGTCCGTTCCGGTTCCTCGCGGCCGCTGGCGTCGTGATCGCCGGACTCGGCGGCCTGCTGTGGCTCGCCGTCTCGCCAGTTCGGACGAGTGACGGTGCGGGCGCGACCTCGCCTGCCGGCGCGGCCGAGGTGGACTGACCGCCAGTTTTCTGTCGGTGTCCCGCGTGGGTGGTCTCGATGGCGACCTACTGGGTCCCGTTCGCCGTGGTCGCGCTCGCGCTGACCGCGGTGCTCGTGGTACTCACGCGACTGTCCGCGGCGCTGTTCGACGAGGACGCGACCGACCTCACGTCGACGGAACTGCTCGTGAACACGACTGCCTCGCAGGTGACGCTAGCAGCGATGCTCCTCGTCGTGGGCTGGCTGACCGGGGTTCCAGCGGACTCGCTCGGGCTGGCGTGGTCGATCGAACTCCTGGCAGTCGGCGTTGGGACTGGTCTCGCGTTCGCCGTCGCGAACGAGGCGCTGATGCGGGTCTTCGACGCGGTCGGACTGGGCTACGACGACTCCCTGCGCGAGGCGCTCACGCCGACGACGCTCGCGGGCTGGCTGCTGTTGTTGTTCGTCGCGCTCCCCGTCGTCGCTGGCTTCGAGGAGCTACTGTTCCGCGGCGTACTGATTGGCGCGCTCTCGACTGGATTCGGCCTGTCGCCGTGGCTGCTGGGCGTTCTGTCCAGCGTCGCGTTCGGCGCGGCCCACACCGCGCAGGGCTGGGTGGGCGTCTTCGTCACGACCCTGCTGGGGCTGGTTCTCGCCGCCGTCTACGTGACGACGGGGAGTCTACTCGTCGTGTTCGTCGCCCACTACGTCATGAACGCCGTGGAGTTCGTCGTCCACGCGGACTGACTCAGGACTCGAGGTCGCGTAGTCGGCGGAGCACCCGGTCGGGTGCGCCGCTGGGGGCGTTCCGGACGCGGTGGTCGGGGACGAACAGCGGCACCGGGTTCTCCGCGAGTGCAGTGCGTGCGAGCTGGCGGTCCTCCTCGCTGTCCGGGTCGCGACCCGGCACCATCGTCAACAGCGTGTCGACGGTGATGCGGTCGCCGTACGGGACGCTCCGAACCGCTTCGAGGACGCCACGCTGGTCGGTGGGGACGGTGAGTCCGACCGCGACGTCGTCGAAGTCGTCCGCTGCGCCGTCGAGGTAGGCGTCGACGCGGTCGAACAGCGGGTGGTCGTCGCGCGCGTCCTCCGGGGGTTCCTCGGGGAAGGAGACGCTGACGACGCGGTCGCCCGCGACGCCGAGCTGTACGTAGCAGTCGAGGAACGCCGATTCGTGGGCGTAGATGCCGGCCGCGGCCATAGTCCACTCCTGGGCCCTCGCGTCCTTGTACGTTCGCCACGCGACACAAGTCTTATGTACAGACTAGGCCATCAATGAACAACAATGAACGAGACAGCGGAGTTGGCGCCCGCGGTGCGCTCCATCCTCGACGCCGCCCGGGAGCGCGACTTGCCCAGCGGCCGGGTGTCCGTCGCGCCGCGGTCGCTGCCGGACGCGTTCGCCGCGGCGGAGGCGGACGGGCGCGTCCCGACGATCGCCGAGGTGAAGCCGACGAGTCCGACGACCGAGGGCGAGCGGAGCGGCGACCCCGCCGCGCTCGCTCGCGAGATGGTCGCCGGCGGCGCGGCCGCCATCTCGGTGCTCACCGAACCCGAACACTTCGGCGGGACCACGGACGACCTGGCGGCCGTCCGAGCGGCCGTCGACGTGCCCGTCCTCCGGAAGGACTTCCTGCTTCGCGAGTCGCAACTCGACGCCGTCGAAGCCGACGTCGTACTGCTCATCGCGCGGTTCCTCGACGACGACCTCTCCACGATGCTGGACGCGGCCCGCGAGCGCGGCTTCCAGGTGCTCGTGGAGGTCCACGACCTCGCGGAACTCGAACGCGCCGTCGACGCGGGCGCGACGCTGGTCGGCGTCAACAACCGCGACCTCGCGGAACTCACCGTCGACCTCGGGACGTTCGAGCGAGTCGCACCGCGCGCGCCCGAGGCAGTCACGCTACTCGCCGAGAGCGGCGTCTCGACGCCCGCGGACGTCCGGCGGATGCGCGAGGCAGGAGCGGACGGACTGCTCGTCGGAAGCGCCATCATGGACGGCGCCGAAGACGGGACCGTGACCGAGCAGACGCGACGGATCGTGAACGCATGAGCCGAGAACAGCCAGCAGACGACGGGACAGAGGGGAAGTTCGGCGACTACGGCGGTCAGTACGTCCCGGAGGTGCTGATGCCCGCCGTCGAAGAACTCACGGACGCCTACGAGCGCTACGTGCTCGACAACGAGGACGGCTTCGTCGACGACCTCCGGAGTCGTCTCCGGGAGTTCGGCGGCCGGCCGACGCCGCTGTCGTACGCGGCGAACCTCTCGGAGCGCTACGGGTTCGACGTCTACCTCAAGCGCGAGGACCTGCTCCACGGCGGCGCGCACAAACTGAACAACGCGCTAGGGCAGGTGCTGCTCGCGAAGTACATGGGCAAAGAGCGCATCGTCGCGGAGACGGGCGCCGGCCAGCACGGCACCGCGACCGCGATGGCCTGCGCGTACCTCGACGTGCCCTGCGAGATATACATGGGCCGGACGGACGTGAACCGCCAGCGGCCGAACGTCTTCCGGATGCGCATCCACGACGCCGAGGTCAATCCGGTGGACGTCGGGTCGGGGACGCTCAAAGAGGCCATCAACGAGACGATGCGCGACTGGGCGACGAACGTCGAGGACACCCACTACGTCATCGGGAGCGTCGTCGGCCCCCACCCGTTCCCCGCGATGGTCCGGGACTTCCAGTCGGTCGTCGGCGAGGAACTGCGCGCCCAGAGCCGCGACCAGCTCGGCGAACTCCCGGAGGCCGTGATCGCGTGCGCGGGCGGCGGGTCGAACACGATGGGCGCGTTCGCCTCGTTCGTCGGGAGCGCCGAACTCGCGGGGGCGCCGGAGGGAGCCCAGGAGCCCGCACCCGACGTCGACTTGCTCGCCGTGGAGGCGGGCGGCTCCAGCCTCGACGTGGACGCCGACGCGGGCTACGCGCCGAACTCGGCGAGCCTCTCGACGGGGACCGAGGGCGTGCTCCACGGCGCCCGCACCAAACTCCTCCAGACCGGTGAGGGTCAGATCGTCGAGTCCCACTCTATCTCGGCTGGTCTGGACTACGCGGGCGTCGGCCCGGAACTCGCCCACCTCGTGGACACGGGACGCGTGACGCCGGTGAACGTCGACGACGACGCGGCGCTCGAAGCGTTCCACCGACTCTCCCGGGAGGAGGGCATTATCCCCGCGCTCGAATCCAGTCACGCCGTGGCCTACCTGGAAGCGTACGAGGGCGACGGCCCCGTCGTCGTCAACGTCTCCGGGCGTGGTGACAAGGACCTCGACACGGTAATCGAGGAGTCGACGGCCCGCGACCTCGACACCGCGCCGACGATGGAGGTGTTCGAGGAGTGACTCGCAGCGACCTCCGGGCGGCGTTCGAGGACGGCCCCGCGCTCGTCTCCTACGTCGCGGCGGGCGACCCGAGCGCGGCGGCGAGCAAGGCGTACGTCGAGGCGCTCGTCGAGGGCGGCAGCGACGTAATCGAACTCGGCCTCCCGTTCTCCGAACCGGTCGCGGAGGGCCGGACCATCCAGCAGGCCATCAAGCGCGCGCTCGACGCCGGGATGACGCCGGAGGCGTATCTCGACCTGGTACGCGACCTGGACATCGACGTGCCGGTCGTCTGCATGACGTACTACAACCTCATCTACCAGTTCGGTCCCGAACCCGGACCGGAAGCGTTCGTCGAAGCCGCTGCGGAGGCGGGCATCTCGGGGTTCGTGGTGCCGGACCTCCCGGTCGACGAGTCCGGCCCGCTTTACGAGGCCTGTCGCGAGCACGGCCTCGACCTGGTGTTCATCGTCGCACCGACGACGACGCCCGAGCGCCTGGAGCGACTGCTCGACCGGACGACGGGGTTCGTCTACGTGCAGGGGCGCCTCGGTACGACGGGCGCCCGCGACGAGGTCAGCGACGACACGCCCGCGTCGCTCGAACGCCTCCGGGACGCCGACCTCCCGAAGGCCGTCGGGTTCGGCATCTCGTCGGGCGAGCAGGCCCGCGAGATAGTCGCGAGTGGCGCCGACGGCGTCGTCGTCGGGAGCGCCTACGTGGACATCGTCGCGGAGGGTGTAGCGGATGACCGACCGACGGCCGAGGTGGCCGACCGCATCGAGGCGCTGGCGCGCGAACTGAAGCAGGGTGCACTCGATGCAGTGCCGGAACCGGAACGCAAATAGCGGACCGTTTGCTACTCACTACCAATGACAGCAGCTGGGAACACAGCGAGGCTAGACCGGATCGGTCGTGACGGCCGCTTCGTCACGATCCCGATGGACCACGGGCTCACACTCGGCGCAGTAGACGGGCTCGTCGACATCGAATCGACCATCGACGCGGTGACGAAGGGCGGCGCCGACGCCGTCCTCACACAGAAGGGAATCGCGCCGCGCGTCCACCCCAACAAGAACGACGCGGGCTACATCGTCCACCTGAACGGCTCGACGACCATCGGCCCGGACGCCAACGACAAGCGCCTCACGGGCACCGTCGAGGAGGCCGTGCGCGCTGGCGCCGACGCCGTCTCCTTCCACATCAACGTCGGCAGCGAGCACGAACCCGACCAGATCACGCAACTCGCGGAGGTCTGCGACGACGCCGAACGACTCGGAATGCCCGTGCTGGCGATGGCGTACGCGCGCGGCCCGGGCGTCGACGAGCACGACGCCGAGAACCTCGGGCACGCCGTCCGCCTCGCCGAGGAGGTCGGCGCGGACGTCGTGAAGACCGCCTACTCCGGAGACAGCGAGAGCTTCGAGCGCGTGGTGGAGTCCACCAGCAAGCCGGTCATCATCGCGGGCGGCAGCCCGAAGGGGGACCGTGCGACGCTCCGGAACATCCGGGGGGCGATGGACGCGGGCGGCGCCGGCGTCTCGATGGGTCGCACCGTCTTCCAGCACGAGGACCCGGGCGCGATGGCGAGTGCCGTCGCGGCCGTCGTCCACGACGACGCCACCCCCGAGGAGGCGCTCCGCGTCGCTGGCCTCCCGGTCGAAGCCTGATTCACTCCGGTCTCTTCTCAGAGCCGACGGTCGAGGAAGTCCGTCAGTAGCGCGAGCGGCGACTCCTCGTCGGCGTTCGCGCCGAAGTGGCCGCTCCCGTCGAGTTCGCGGTACTCGAAGGCCGCGCCCTCGCCCTGGTCGTACCCCCGTTCCAGTAGAGCGTCGCGGAAGTTGCGAGCCTGCGAGACGGGGACTCTCGGGTCGTTCGTACCGTGGACTAGCAGTAGCGGCGCGTTGAGGTTGCCGGCGTGGGTGACGGGACTGCGCTCGCGGTAGAGATCGGGGTTCTCGTCGGGCGTGCCGAGGTGTGTCTGGAGGAACCCCGAGCGGAACTGCGGCACCGTGTTCTCGTACATGTCCGGGAGGTCGGTCATGGCGACGACGCCGGCGCCCGCGGCGTACAGGTCGGGGTACTGCAGTAGCTGCCAGAGCGCCGAGAACCCGCCGAAGGAGCCACCGTAGACGGCGACACGGTCCTCGTCCAGCCAGTCGTACTCGGCGAGGACGTGCTCGACGGCGGTGGCGACGTCGCCCTGCTCGGCGCCGCCCCAGTCACCGTGCAGCGCCCGGGAGAACGCACGACCCCGGCCACTGGAGCCGCGGTAGTTCACCTGGAGCACCGCGTACCCGCACTGGCAGAGGTACTGGGCGCGCGAGTCGAACGCCCGGCGGTTCGAGAGGTGCGGGCCGCCGTGCGGGAAGACGACCAGCGGTGAGGGCCGCGCGCCGGCGTCGTAGAACAGCGTCCCGACGTCGAACGTCTCGTACGGGTCGTGTTCGACCGCCCTGGCGGGCGTCTCCGGAGTCCCGTCCGAGGCGACCGTCTCGTAGACGGGTTCGACGAAGTCGGCTGGCTCGTAGGGCCCGTAGTCGCGCTCGAACACCGGCTCGTACTCGTCGGTCGCGAGGTCGTAGACGAGCAGTTCCGGCCGCCGGGTCGGCGTCGTGTACACGACGAGGATGCGGTCGTCGTCGACGACGCGGGTCGCGCGACGACCGAAGCGAGCGACGCCGTCGGGCAGGTCGAGTTCGCGCCCCTCGCCGCTCTCGACGTCGTAGACGACTGGCGTGGTGGTGGCGGCCCGTTTCCGCGTAGCGACGAACCGCTCGCCGTCGGGCAGGAAGAACTGGGGCTCCTCGACGTAGTCGGCGTTGCCGAACCACTGCACGTCGTCGGCCGCGAGGTCGTAGACGCCGCAGCGCGTGACGCCCGTCGCGTCGTCCGAGACGAGCAGTTGCTGGTCGTCCGGTCCCCAGTCTTTCGGGGACGACGTGGACCCGCGCTCGCCGAGTTCGACGACGCGCTCTACCTCACCGTCGGTGTTGCAGACATGCACGTCGCGGTTGTCGGGGTCGCCCGTGTCGTTGCCAGGGTAGGCGACCCGCGTGGCGTCGGTGGAGAGGATCGGCCGCCAGACCGGGTAGCCGGCGTCGGTCAACCGCGTGCGGTCGCCGGACGCCAGGTCGTGGAGGTAGGCGTCCATGTCGCCCTCGTGGTTCGACCTGACGAGCAGCGTCTCGCCGTCAGGCCCGACTGCGCGGATGGTCGTGGTGCCGTCCGTCTCGACGACTGGCTCCGTCTCGCCGGTCGCGTCGACGGTGTACACGTCGCGGCGCTCGCCGCCGTCGCTGTCGTCGTGGTGGTAGAGGACGCGCTCGCCGTCGGCCGTCCACGCGAGGGGCCAGAGGTTGCTCGCCGGCGCCTCGCCGTCGGTGTACTGCTCGCAGTCGCCGGTCTCCAGGTCGAGGACGTGGACCTCGTTCCGGCCGGTGGCGTCGTAGTAGAACGCCACTCGGCGGCCGTCGGGGGAGACGGTCGCCTGCGTCAGTTCAGGGAGCAATTCGAGGGTCTCCGGGGAGGGATTCGTGTCGGTCATCGTCAGTTGCCGAGATCCAGCGAGTCGGCGTTCTCGACGAGCCACCTCGCCTGGCCGACCTGCTGGTTGAACTTCTGGAGGTGTTTCGAGACGTCGCCGCGGTAGTTCGGGCCGCGGTCGCCGGTCGCCTCGACGATCTCGCTGTAGCTGAGTCCCTGCTCGCGGAGCGCGACGACCTCCGCGCGGCGCTCCGGGATTCTGTGGTCGGCGAGTTCCATCGCGCGCTCGTCGGGCGTCTGGTCGCGGACGAGCAGCGAGTGGCCGTCGTCGTCGACGTCGTGGACGTGGAGGACGGTGTAGCCGTCGAAGAACCAACGGTTGACGTAGACGCCCGCGTCGGGGTCGTGGCGCTCGTGGTCGGCGCCGTAATCCTCGATGGGGTACACCTCGAAGTCGAGGCGGCCCTCCGGTGTGTCGAGGTCAACTCCGTTGGACTCGGCGTGGCCGTCGCTTGGGTCGACCGGCACCTCGCCGTGGTCGGCGAGCGCGGCGAGCAGGTCCGTCGCTGGTCGCTTTCGGTCTGGATTCGGCATCGCGCTGGTGTTGGCTAGACGAACCCAACACCAAAAGTGTTGGCTCGTGTAGTCAAACAGCAGGGCGTCTCGCAAGACCGGTCCCCTCCGGTACGTTGAAGGCCGCGTGCCGTCTCCTTCCGCCAATGACACGGTCCGTCTGGCTGAAGGCCGACGACGCGGTCGGCGACTGGGAGACCCGGAAGCGACGCATCACCGCCGGTCTGGAGTCCGGCGTGGACTGGGTGCTGGTCGACGAGGACGACGTCGAGCGGGTCCGCGAACTCGGCGCCGTTAACGTGGCGGCGTTCCGGGCGGACGACGTGGACGTCATCGACGAGGCCGACCCGAACGAGGACGCCGAACCCGACGCGTGGGTCGTCGGGAAGGGTGGCGAGGGCGACGGCACCGTCGACCTCCCCACCGACTTCTCCGGGAGCGCGGACCTCTCGGCGCTCCGCCGCGGGAACGCCGACGCGGGCTACGTCCACATCCTCGGCGAGGAGTACGAGTCGTTCGCGGAGGCCGCCGCCGAGGACGCCGAGTACACGCTCGTCGTGGGGAAGGACTGGACGATCATCCCGCTGGAGAACCTCATCGCGCGCATCGGCGAGGAGACGACGCTCGTCGCGGGCGTCGAGTCCGCCGAGGAGGCCGAGACGGCCTTCGAGACGCTGGACATCGGCGCGGACGCCGTCCTCCTCGACAGCGACGACCCGGACGCCATCCGGCGCACCGTCGCCGCTCGCGACGCCGCCGAACGCGAGCAACTCGACATGTCGTGGGCGACGGTCACGGCCGTCGAGGAGGCGGGGAGTGCGGACCGCGTCTGCGTCGACACCGGGAGCCTGATGGAGGACGACGAGGGGATGCTCGTCGGGTCGATGTCACGCGGTCTGTTCTTCGTCCACGCGGAGACGGCGGAGTCGCCGTACGTCGCCTCGCGGCCGTTCCGCGTCAACGCGGGCGCCGTCCACGCCTACGTCCGCACGCCCGACGGCGGCACGAAGTACCTCGCGGAACTCACCAGCGGCGACGAGGTACAGGTCGTCGACCGCGACGGCCGTACCCGGGCCGCGGTCGTCGGTCGTGCGAAGATCGAGAAGCGCCCGATGTTCCGCGTGGAGGTCGAGACGGAGGCCGGCGACCGCATCGAGACGCTGCTCCAGAACGCCGAGACCATCAAGGTCTCCACACGTGAGGGCCGGACGGCCGTCACCGACCTCGAAGCCGGCGACGAAGTTCTGGTCTACCTGGAGGAGGGCGGGCGGCACTTCGGGGAGGCCATAGAGGAGCGCATCATCGAGCAGTAACAGTAGTTGCCACTGCGGTTTCTATGTTCAGAGTCGAGGATGAAACAGACGCTCGATACTAATTCGGAGCGAGCAGTAGTTCATTGATCCTCAAGAAGGAGGACACTGTAAATGTCGCCCTCGAATCGGACATAATAGCCGATAGGACCGTCGGAACCGTTGTATAGCTCACGACCCCCAAATTGGTCTGCCAACGTCGACACTTCGTCTGACGACAGGACTCGGCCAGTCCGCTCTCCTGATTCAGATGCATTCCGCAGTTCTGACTGGAGAATACCTGCATCTGTGTCCTGCACCTCAGAAGACGGGATAACAGTCGCGTTTTCCGGTGCGTCAGAGACGGGCACCACCCGGAGGGCTCCTCCTCTGTCTACTGGCTCGGTGGTTCGATTTGTATCCCCAGGCATCGAACAACCGGCCGTCACCGAGACGAGGAACAAACAGCCGATCAGTACCAGGCCCCTATATCGATAACCCATACTATACTGTCACATCAGCTTCATTCTCAATGTACTCCATAGTGTTTCCGGCGGAATAATCACGGGGAGCGTCTGCCACACCCTTTGCGTGTATCACTCCCTCATCCAACCCCTCAGTCAGATTGTTCGCACAATCACGTCGCAATCTGGTGTTTCAATTTCAGACGGCCAACCAAACAAAGAAATCGCGCTAGCAACTACCGGTACCTACTCGACAGTCGCGTCCTCGGGACTCTCCCGTTCGAAGCGCATCGTACACCACGGACAGAAGTCGAGTTCCGCGTCGAGTTCGCCGCCGCAGTTCGGACAGTTCTCGGCCGCCGCCTCGCCCGCCATCGCCTCGGCGGCCGCCTTCGCGGCGGCGTCCCGGACGGCGACGAGGTAGGCGTCGGCGACGTTCAGCGCGCGCACCGCGAGCAGGCTCAGCGTCACTTCGAGCCCGAAGCTCTCGCTGGCCTCGAGGAGGCCCTCGACGCCGTTGGCGTCGAACGCCTCGAAGGCCGAGGGTGGGACGACGAGCGCGGCGGTAGCGGCGGCGAGCACGAACCACGCCAGCGCTCGCAGCCACCGCCGGAGGTAGACGTGTCCTAACCCGGGGTAGACGAGGCCGAGCACGGCCGCGAGGACGCCACGTCGGTTGACCACAGTTACCTCACCTCGGCACCCCGTACTCCTAAACCCACCGAACTACTGGAGGTCTGCGACGAGTTCGCGGAGCGTCGCGGCGTCGTACTGTCCGGGCGCCGTCGCGTCCGCGGCGTCGACCGGCGCGTAGCCGATTCTCGACCCGTACAGCGGCGCGACGGCGCGCGTGTGACGCCCCGCCTCCCCCATCGCCATCGTCGCGACGGTCATGCCAGCCGCGCTGTACTCGTGAGTCACTCGCAGCAGGTCGAGTGCGTCACCCCGGTCCTCGGCGGTGACCGCGAGTTTCCCGACGTCGCCGAGCGAGCACGCCTCGCCGAGCGTCTCCGCGAGGTCCGAGAGCTCCGGCGTCCCCTCGAAGTCATGGGCGGAGACGATCGTCGTGGTCTCCGTCGAACGGGCGGCGGCGAGCGCCTCCGCGCCGTCGTCGGTGAGCGCGGCGAGTTCGATGTCGACGGCGTCCACGCAGTCCATGCGTGCGGCCTCGGAGAGTGCGTCGATGCGGCCCGAGTCCTCGGCCTCGCCGCCCTCCCACTCGGGTCGGTTGGTGGCGATGAGCGGGAGTTCGCCGTCGTAGTCGTCGAGCGCCTCAAGCGGGTCGCTCGCCAGGTCCATGCGGAACTCGACGGCGTCCGCCTGCTCGCGGGCCGCCGCCTCGTCGGCGAGGTCCGAGACGCTCGCCGCGAGCACGAAGTCACTGAAGTCCATACCGCCCACACTCGTGGCCAGCGGGAAAAACCTCTCTAGACCGGAATCGTCTCTTCGGCCTCGAGGAGTTCGTGGTAGCGGTTGCGGATGGTGACCTCGGAGATGTCCGCGACCTCCGAGACCTTCGCCTGCGTCGTCTTCTCGTTGGTGAGCAGCGCGGCGGCGTAGACGGCGGCCGCGGCGAGGCCGACCGGCGACTTGCCGGAGTGGACGCCCTTGTCCTTGGCCGTCTTCAGGAGTTCGCGGGCGCGGTGGGAGGCCTCGTCGGAGAGCTCCAGCGAGGACGCGAACCGCGGCACGTAGCTCTCGGGGTCCGCGGGCGCGACCTCCAGGCCGAGTTCGCGGATGACGTAGCGGTAGGTGCGCGCGATCTCGGCCTTCTCGACGCGGCTCACGTCCGCGATCTCGTCGAGGCTGCGGGGCACGCCGGCCTGGCGCGCGGCGGCGTAGACACAGGAGGTGGCGACGCCCTCGATGGAACGACCCGGCAGCAGGTCCTCTTCGAGCGCGCGGCGGTAGATGACCGACGCCGTCTCGCGGACGCTGTCCGGGAGGCCCTGGGCGGACGCCATGCGGTCGATCTCGCCGAGTGCCTGCTTGAGGTTGCGCTCCTTGGCGTCGCGGGTGCGGAAGCGCTCGTTCCACTTGCGCAGGCGCTGCATCTTCTGGCGCTGGTTGCTCGACAGGGAGTTGCCGTACGCGTCCTTGTCGCGCCAGTCGATGTTCGTGGACAGTCCCTTGTCGTGCATCGTGTTCGTCGTCGGCGCGCCGACGCGGGACTTCTGGTCTTTCTCCTTGGAGTCGAACGCGCGCCACTCCGGCCCGCGGTCGATGCCGTCCTCCTCGACCACGAGGCCGCAGTCCGCGCAGACCGACTCGCCGTGCTCCTCGTCCTCGACGACCAGCCCGTCGCACTCTGGGCAGCCGTCCGTCGTCTCCGTCTCGTCTGTGCGCTCCCGCTCTCGGGAACGCAGGCGTGTGTCTGTCATGTGGCGTACATCCCCCGGAAAACCGGATGAGTCGTGGACAACTCGTTAGCCCA contains:
- a CDS encoding MFS transporter; amino-acid sequence: MPESRRVVWRYYTYLATTAYGFYLPVGLLYLQREFGYAVVGLTQGVFAFALLAAEIPTGYLGDRIGRRASLAVGNALSAGALGVFVFLDTPAEYVILYVVWAVGWAFRSGTEQAWLYELLQSRGEDEAYARVSGRGSTVVLLVSAVTAAAAGVLVTYGWEVPLLANAALSALGVPLVLSLPAVSGDGDAPADADVFRVRDALHTLRVQVGRPEVRWVVAYVALFHVLFAVTRPYESPIAEQVGVPVAALGLLFAGFKLVSAGAASTAGWFRDTLGTRRVFALLIPVYGLAYATVALLPVLVLPVFFLNRSVQKVVRPLRDQYLNDRLTDVGRATVLSGASMVLSLASGTANLVSGPLVELLGPFRFLAAAGVVIAGLGGLLWLAVSPVRTSDGAGATSPAGAAEVD
- a CDS encoding CPBP family intramembrane glutamic endopeptidase → MATYWVPFAVVALALTAVLVVLTRLSAALFDEDATDLTSTELLVNTTASQVTLAAMLLVVGWLTGVPADSLGLAWSIELLAVGVGTGLAFAVANEALMRVFDAVGLGYDDSLREALTPTTLAGWLLLLFVALPVVAGFEELLFRGVLIGALSTGFGLSPWLLGVLSSVAFGAAHTAQGWVGVFVTTLLGLVLAAVYVTTGSLLVVFVAHYVMNAVEFVVHAD
- a CDS encoding MGMT family protein, with the translated sequence MAAAGIYAHESAFLDCYVQLGVAGDRVVSVSFPEEPPEDARDDHPLFDRVDAYLDGAADDFDDVAVGLTVPTDQRGVLEAVRSVPYGDRITVDTLLTMVPGRDPDSEEDRQLARTALAENPVPLFVPDHRVRNAPSGAPDRVLRRLRDLES
- the trpC gene encoding indole-3-glycerol phosphate synthase, which translates into the protein MNETAELAPAVRSILDAARERDLPSGRVSVAPRSLPDAFAAAEADGRVPTIAEVKPTSPTTEGERSGDPAALAREMVAGGAAAISVLTEPEHFGGTTDDLAAVRAAVDVPVLRKDFLLRESQLDAVEADVVLLIARFLDDDLSTMLDAARERGFQVLVEVHDLAELERAVDAGATLVGVNNRDLAELTVDLGTFERVAPRAPEAVTLLAESGVSTPADVRRMREAGADGLLVGSAIMDGAEDGTVTEQTRRIVNA
- the trpB gene encoding tryptophan synthase subunit beta, which produces MSREQPADDGTEGKFGDYGGQYVPEVLMPAVEELTDAYERYVLDNEDGFVDDLRSRLREFGGRPTPLSYAANLSERYGFDVYLKREDLLHGGAHKLNNALGQVLLAKYMGKERIVAETGAGQHGTATAMACAYLDVPCEIYMGRTDVNRQRPNVFRMRIHDAEVNPVDVGSGTLKEAINETMRDWATNVEDTHYVIGSVVGPHPFPAMVRDFQSVVGEELRAQSRDQLGELPEAVIACAGGGSNTMGAFASFVGSAELAGAPEGAQEPAPDVDLLAVEAGGSSLDVDADAGYAPNSASLSTGTEGVLHGARTKLLQTGEGQIVESHSISAGLDYAGVGPELAHLVDTGRVTPVNVDDDAALEAFHRLSREEGIIPALESSHAVAYLEAYEGDGPVVVNVSGRGDKDLDTVIEESTARDLDTAPTMEVFEE
- the trpA gene encoding tryptophan synthase subunit alpha gives rise to the protein MTRSDLRAAFEDGPALVSYVAAGDPSAAASKAYVEALVEGGSDVIELGLPFSEPVAEGRTIQQAIKRALDAGMTPEAYLDLVRDLDIDVPVVCMTYYNLIYQFGPEPGPEAFVEAAAEAGISGFVVPDLPVDESGPLYEACREHGLDLVFIVAPTTTPERLERLLDRTTGFVYVQGRLGTTGARDEVSDDTPASLERLRDADLPKAVGFGISSGEQAREIVASGADGVVVGSAYVDIVAEGVADDRPTAEVADRIEALARELKQGALDAVPEPERK
- a CDS encoding 2-amino-3,7-dideoxy-D-threo-hept-6-ulosonate synthase — translated: MTAAGNTARLDRIGRDGRFVTIPMDHGLTLGAVDGLVDIESTIDAVTKGGADAVLTQKGIAPRVHPNKNDAGYIVHLNGSTTIGPDANDKRLTGTVEEAVRAGADAVSFHINVGSEHEPDQITQLAEVCDDAERLGMPVLAMAYARGPGVDEHDAENLGHAVRLAEEVGADVVKTAYSGDSESFERVVESTSKPVIIAGGSPKGDRATLRNIRGAMDAGGAGVSMGRTVFQHEDPGAMASAVAAVVHDDATPEEALRVAGLPVEA
- a CDS encoding S9 family peptidase — its product is MTDTNPSPETLELLPELTQATVSPDGRRVAFYYDATGRNEVHVLDLETGDCEQYTDGEAPASNLWPLAWTADGERVLYHHDDSDGGERRDVYTVDATGETEPVVETDGTTTIRAVGPDGETLLVRSNHEGDMDAYLHDLASGDRTRLTDAGYPVWRPILSTDATRVAYPGNDTGDPDNRDVHVCNTDGEVERVVELGERGSTSSPKDWGPDDQQLLVSDDATGVTRCGVYDLAADDVQWFGNADYVEEPQFFLPDGERFVATRKRAATTTPVVYDVESGEGRELDLPDGVARFGRRATRVVDDDRILVVYTTPTRRPELLVYDLATDEYEPVFERDYGPYEPADFVEPVYETVASDGTPETPARAVEHDPYETFDVGTLFYDAGARPSPLVVFPHGGPHLSNRRAFDSRAQYLCQCGYAVLQVNYRGSSGRGRAFSRALHGDWGGAEQGDVATAVEHVLAEYDWLDEDRVAVYGGSFGGFSALWQLLQYPDLYAAGAGVVAMTDLPDMYENTVPQFRSGFLQTHLGTPDENPDLYRERSPVTHAGNLNAPLLLVHGTNDPRVPVSQARNFRDALLERGYDQGEGAAFEYRELDGSGHFGANADEESPLALLTDFLDRRL
- a CDS encoding 3-dehydroquinate synthase II, coding for MTRSVWLKADDAVGDWETRKRRITAGLESGVDWVLVDEDDVERVRELGAVNVAAFRADDVDVIDEADPNEDAEPDAWVVGKGGEGDGTVDLPTDFSGSADLSALRRGNADAGYVHILGEEYESFAEAAAEDAEYTLVVGKDWTIIPLENLIARIGEETTLVAGVESAEEAETAFETLDIGADAVLLDSDDPDAIRRTVAARDAAEREQLDMSWATVTAVEEAGSADRVCVDTGSLMEDDEGMLVGSMSRGLFFVHAETAESPYVASRPFRVNAGAVHAYVRTPDGGTKYLAELTSGDEVQVVDRDGRTRAAVVGRAKIEKRPMFRVEVETEAGDRIETLLQNAETIKVSTREGRTAVTDLEAGDEVLVYLEEGGRHFGEAIEERIIEQ